A DNA window from Aspergillus nidulans FGSC A4 chromosome V contains the following coding sequences:
- a CDS encoding DUF2855 family protein (transcript_id=CADANIAT00002963): protein MSIHVVSKTNNHQHATIDLPPSDSSPLKQSSVRIRPSLLSLTSNNLTYALLGNFLRWWDAYPVPQSAPAPYNNTTEWGIVPAWGLATVLESTLPGIPLGTVLFGFWPTGSHAVDLELKPSELDGHWKEVSEHRAHLMPLYNRYRVFDTQGKDVTEFAWDAAVGTVFAAGYLMSEYIFTSDPAVRPPIHPCGIVTDQGVQDWTAADADLSRAVLVSLGASTKTARSMAYNLFQRPSGTGPLGLLQFTSSPGPIGEAARALNDANGKSKFAVGNLGYPDVGLAAKWLADIEPLPRKVIIADFGSRDGILESVVEDIKKMESLQGVDIVIIAVGNQQKVYTLGEIQARQASFASLNKVQMNTSDVYEAAIKLRGAADYFREVDQAWQSWLENREAAAPDLNLVWGEGIAGQEGIEAGWDRLCASSVAPGEALVYRI, encoded by the exons ATGTCCATCCACGTCGTCTCCAAGACCAACAACCACCAACATGCAACAATCGACCTCCCGCCCTCAGACTCCTCCCCGCTCAAACAGTCCTCCGTCCGCATCCGACCAAGTTTGCTGAGCCTGACCTCCAATAATCTCACCTACGCTCTTCTTGGAAATTTCTTGCGATGGTGGGACGCATACCCCGTTCCGCAATCCGCACCGGCGCCCTACAACAACACTACAGAATGGGGCATTGTTCCGGCCTGGGGTCTAGCCACAGTGCTCGAATCTACCCTTCCTGGGATCCCCCTGGGGACGGTGCTCTTCGGTTTCTGGCCGACAGGTAGCCACGCCGTTGACCTAGAACTAAAACCGTCTGAATTAGACGGGCACTGGAAAGAGGTATCTGAGCATCGAGCGCACCTGATGCCGCTCTACAACCGGTACCGCGTTTTCGACACGCAGGGAAAAGATGTCACCGAGTTCGCATGGGACGCAGCAGTGGGGACGGTTTTTGCCGCGGGATATCTGATGAGCGAGTATATTTTCACGTCTGATCCAGCGGTCCGCCCGCCTATACATCCTTGCGGAATTGTGACGGATCAGGGCGTGCAGGACTGGACGGCCGCTGACGCGGATCTCTCTAGAGCTGTCCTTGTGAGTCTGGGAGCGTCGACAAAGACGGCTCGTTCGATGGCGTATAATCTTTTTCAGAGACCGAGCGGGACTGGACCGCTAGGTCTATTACAGTTCACATCTTCACCTGGGCCGATTGGCGAAGCTGCGAGAGCGCTAAATGACGCAAACGGAAAGAGCAAATTTGCGGTGGGAAATTTGGGGTACCCAGACGTTGGGTTGGCGGCGAAGTGGCTTGCAGATATCGAGCCATTGCCTAGGAAGGTCATCATTGCGGACTTTGGTAGTAGGGACGGAATTTTGGAGAGTGTGGTCGAAGACATAAAGAAAATGGAGTCATTACAGGGCGTTGATATTGTGATTATTGCGGTTGGCAACCAGCAAAAG GTATACACTCTGGGTGAAATTCAAGCTCGGCAGGCCTCATTTGCCTCTCTGAATAAAGTCCAGATGAATACTTCTGACGTCTATGAGGCTGCGATCAAGCTTCGTGGTGCCGCGGACTATTTCCGTGAGGTCGACCAGGCATGGCAGAGCTGGTTGGAGAACCGCGAGGCTGCTGCGCCTGATCTGAATCTTGTCTGGGGTGAAGGAATTGCTGGGCAGGAAGGTATTGAAGCTGGATGGGACAGGTTGTGCGCAAGTAGCGTCGCGCCCGGGGAGGCTCTCGTCTACCGGATTTAG
- a CDS encoding glycoside hydrolase family 43 protein (transcript_id=CADANIAT00002957) yields MRFQSSLLALASLLPQGLAATLPIPRQNQPGQYAGYLLSTFTDANPSVFWYLSSAEDPLAFKPLNGGNPVLQATVGTRAVRDIFLTASEERNEYFIIATDLDINADGFSWDEATRRGSRGLTIWRSDNLVDWDDATLEICRIESPEAGMAWAPSVVYNATESEYYLFWASRLYAEDDADHTDTASLDRIRYATTPDFSTGSFSEPADYVALDAENIPLIDQEFLYLGNEGHYARFLKDENVLHVYQETTTGGLFGEWTRTQPEGEYIRTSVYEGPAAFPDVNVEGRYYLLMDNYEEYVPFVTENVLSGEWEELSFDETGLPRGLKHGNVFLLTESEYQAVVERYGV; encoded by the exons ATGCGCTTTCAATCTAGCCTTCTAGCACTAGcctccctccttccccagGGACTCGCCGCCACCCTCCCTATCCCGCGCCAGAATCAACCGGGTCAATACGCCGGGTATCTGCTCTCAACATTCACAGACGCGAACCCATCGGTCTTCTGGTACTTATCATCTGCTGAAGATCCACTTGCATTTAAACCGCTTAATGGTGGGAATCCGGTTCTGCAAGCTACCGTTGGAACCCGCGCTGTGAGAGATATCTTCCTCACGGCGAGCGAAGAACGGAACGAGTATTTCATCATTGCAACCG ATCTCGATATAAATGCTGATGGCTTCTCATGGGACGAGGCAACAAGACGCGGAAGCAGGGGCCTGACAATCTGGCGCTCCGACAATCTCGTTGACTGGGACGATGCTACATTAGAGAT CTGCAGAATCGAATCACCCGAAGCTGGAATGGCCTGGGCACCGTCCGTAGTCTACAACGCCACTGAAAGCGAATACTACCTCTTCTGGGCTTCACGCCTTTATGCAGAGGACGACGCAGACCACACCGACACCGCATCTCTTGACCGAATTCGGTACGCGACAACGCCAGATTTCAGCACGGGATCGTTCAGCGAGCCTGCCGATTACGTCGCCCTAGATGCGGAGAATATCCCACTCATAGACCAGGAATTCCTCTATCTCGGTAACGAAGGGCACTACGCACGGTTCTTAAAAGACGAGAATGTGCTGCATGTGTACCAGGAAACAACGACAGGAGGCCTGTTTGGTGAATGGACGAGGACGCAGCCGGAGGGCGAATATATCAGGACGAGCGTATATGAAGGGCCCGCGGCATTTCCCGATGTTAATGTTGAAGGGCGCTATTATCTTCTCATGGATAACTATGAGGAGTATGTGCCCTTCGTGACGGAAAACGTACTCTCtggggaatgggaggagTTGAGCTTTGATGAGACGGGGTTGCCGCGGGGGTTGAAGCATGGAAATGTGTTCTTGCTAACGGAGTCAGAGTATCAGGCAGTTGTTGAGCGGTATGGGGTGTAA
- a CDS encoding uncharacterized protein (transcript_id=CADANIAT00002958): MDRPPFAKRPRLSMACNICRQRKVKCDAEYPKCQNCRVRNQECITTDPQRPGCPGFREWLQVPEKEKTQIEPPRRNQTANVGEYAEGEAEMDTARIFEYHNASMAAEDDGNEASPVRQPFETSVNTEQGTNRTKILGGSSSQCLAKSLDVYFKAARMEPVSGFFRHGMRRAEELNIPLALTLPELPDAERRKEYCSVFRLRIYPLYPIFNFTAFSASLEQLAAVEDLSTISRDDIPVLVSAYLLMSIGVDERAQYPTEEGERYLHAAAGLLAHVIVVPYLPTVQALLLFTVAYRGRNQEGLAWQTLGIAIRIAYTLGLHRSQKQTTDEVHTRIWATCCSLEKVMHLASGWPTLIPDDLMADPDSLRLNHRFLQWHLALAHYQGSISRHLYSHRPTDRAGAEGTTKRTVRQILLDTARLDNCLQSWANKIPSDQRPGSDLLTSSADFHILAFLSIEYHGSMIALHRAALIAPRSKIEEEVKRHCSGEDFSHRLTHGESICANSARIIARLSIELQDYGADSALIPAGTAGLACIALAIWLMKHPSSRLRETDLALLKGCVVYCSMRFKQCGFDQRYTEGLGLIYEQVRGKLDGFTAATGPGNATTTKSRAEYHSHVNGKPDAPGFASGHLPTPLTSSHGPATPTPHGQTHQYRQVCGVTSTISQRTSSGSSASITHLPVHEQQNGNGGFPDIPEPNMGDQSSGFTESFPFEGFNVEELWNWMLYFDSPPRTDML, translated from the exons ATGGACCGACCACCCTTTGCAAAACGGCCTCGGCTGTCAATGGCATGCAACATCTGCCGCCAGCGAAAGGTGAAATGCGATGCCGAATATCCCAAATGTCAAAACTGCCGGGTTCGCAATCAGGAGTGTATTACAACCGATCCACaacggccaggatgtcctgggTTCAGGGAGTGGTTGCAGGTaccggagaaggagaagacacAGATAGAgccgccgaggaggaatcAGACTGCCAATGTCGGCGAATATGCAGAGGGGGAAGCGGAGATGGATACTGCTCGTATTTTTGAGTATCATAATGCCAGCATGGCAGCGGAAGACGATGGCAATGAAGCCTCCCCTGTCCGCCAACCGTTCGAAACTTCGGTCAACACCGAACAAGGAACGAACCGAACCAAGATCCTCGGGGGAAGTAGTTCTCAGTGTTTGGCCAAGTCACTGGATGTCTACTTCAAGGCTGCCCGAATGGAGCCCGTCTCGGGCTTCTTTAGGCATGGCATGCGACGGGCCGAAGAGTTGAATATCCCGCTGGCTCTGACGCTGCCTGAACTTCCGGATGCAGAGAGACGGAAAGAATATTGCTCTGTATTCCGATTACGAATATATCCCCTCTATCCTATATTCAATTTTACTGCGTTCTCAGCAagtctcgagcagctcgCTGCAGTGGAGGACTTGTCGACTATCTCAAGAGATGACATCCCCGTACTTGTTTCTGCGTATCTGCTCATGAGTATCGGGGTAGATGAACGCGCCCAATACCCAACAGAGGAAGGGGAACGCTATCTTCATGCTGCTGCCGGCCTTCTGGCGCACGTAATTGTCGTGCCCTATCTGCCGACTGTTCaagcgctgctgctgttcaCCGTCGCTTACCGCGGCAGAAACCAAGAGGGCCTGGCGTGGCAGACACTGGGGATCGCCATTAGAATTGCCTATACGCTTGGGCTACATCGCTCCCAGAAGCAAACCACTGATGAGGTGCACACCAGAATCTGGGCAACATGTTGTTCGCTTGAAAAGGTCATGCACCTAGCCTCCGGCTGGCCGACTCTCATCCCGGATGATCTCATGGCAGATCCGGATTCTCTTCGCTTAAACCATCGCTTCTTGCAATGGCATCTCGCACTCGCACACTACCAAGGCAGCATAAGCCGGCACTTATACAGCCACCGGCCAACAGACCGCGCAGGTGCTGAGGGGACGACCAAGAGAACAGTTCGACAGATCCTCCTCGATACGGCCCGTCTCGATAATTGCCTCCAGTCCTGGGCGAACAAAATTCCTTCCGACCAGCGTCCAGGCAGCGACCTCCTCACGTCTAGTGCTGATTTCCACATCCTGGCGTTCCTGTCGATCGAATACCATGGATCAATGATAGCCCTGCACCGCGCTGCCCTTATCGCCCCACGCTCAAAgatcgaagaagaagtgaAGCGGCATTGCTCTGGTGAGGATTTCTCACATCGTCTCACACATGGCGAATCAATCTGCGCGAACAGCGCGCGCATTATTGCTAGGTTAAGTATTGAGTTGCAAGATTACGGCGCAGACAGCGCACTCATCCCAGCTGGTACGGCGGGTCTGGCGTGCATTGCGTTAGCAATCTGGCTGATGAAGCATCCGAGCTCGAGGCTAAGGGAGACGGATCTAGCGCTCTTAAAGGGATGCGTGGTATATTGCAGCATGCGGTTTAAGCAGTGCGGGTTCGATCAAAGGTATACTGAGGGGCTAGGGTTGATATATGAGCAGGTAAGGGGAAAACTGGACGGGTTCACTGCCGCCACTGGTCCTGGGAATGCGACAACCACCAAAAGCCGGGCAGAATACCACAGCCATGTCAACGGTAAACCTGATGCTCCCGGCTTCGCATCGGGGCACCTTCCGACACCCTTGACGTCAAGCCACGGACCGGCCACACCGACGCCACATGGCCAGACACACCAGTACCGACAAGTCTGCGGAGTCACATCCACCATCTCACAGAGGACATCATCTGGGTCTTCGGCCTCTATCACCCACCTTCCAGTCcacgagcagcagaatggcAATGGAGGATTCCCGG ATATACCAGAGCCCAATATGGGTGATCAGTCCAGTGGCTTTACCGAGTCGTTTCCATTTGAGGGGTTCAATGTCGAGGAGTTATGGAATTGGATGTTATATTTTGACAGCCCGCCGCGGACGGATATGCTATAG
- a CDS encoding uncharacterized protein (transcript_id=CADANIAT00002959): MTEVDKADITYVEDIEDGRVSATDGSGKKKVMGTVKLTDGKVVYIPTPTADPQGITLLSHALRPGVLTKHIVDPLNMAIWQKWIVLVVISIFSTLGLALVSGFGGLLGFYIPGYEAVGKGYDDITHLMTYPTLFMGIGNLIGMPLAIGIGRRIVLLASTIVLVIGAILCAAQENYEWHLWSRCAVGLAAGQSEALVPMITQEIFFLHERSKALMGQQAIQVSLTAVWVLFAGEIANAITPQWWYGLGAALAGAQLVLAFFFLPETKYERSIASFQEGNSDEDGDAKVGVEVVCTERPPLDFERYAARTWKSDMRLWVGKPDWGLVWDVLRQTFELLFFPNVFWALCLNGLTIGTNIAIGTTYANILHASPYNWPNKSASYVNCGQIVVALLALPLLGHGSDWIAKHMARKNNGLHEPETRIVSLIIPIVIGTFTAVLYGQAGQYPEKYHWFVYPARAGPLLVIICAFRGIISFGTSYGTATFVETHGYDGAFGTFAGLTAALGLCGVPIYLWGKRIRAFTGRFARGFVVS, encoded by the exons ATGACGGAGGTAGACAAAGCAGACATCACCTATGTCGAAGACATTGAGGACGGAAGGGTGTCGGCGACCGACGGTAgtggcaagaagaaggtcatgggGACGGTGAAGCTCACGGACGGTAAGGTGGTGTATATTCCGACGCCGACAGCAGATCCCCAAGGTATTACACTCCTTTCCCATGCCCTCAGGCCAGGCGTGCTGACAAAACACATCGTAGACCCCCTGAACATGGCTATCTGGCAGAAGTGGATCGTTCTGGTTGTGATATCGATTT TCTCGACACTCGGCCTCGCCCTCGTCAGCGGCTTCGGCGGCCTTCTGGGCTTCTACATTCCAGGCTATGAGGCAGTTGGCAAGGGCTACGACGATATCACGCACTTAATGACTTACCCTACTCTCTTTAT GGGCATCGGCAACCTCATTGGCATGCCTCTTGCCATCGGCATTGGCCGGCGAATCGTGCTGCTCGCCTCGACAATAGTTCTGGTGATTGGAGCAATCCTCTGCGCGGCCCAAGAGAACTACGAATGGCACCTCTGGTCCCGATGTGCAGTCGGATTGGCAGCAGGGCAGAGTGAGGCCCTGGTTCCGATGATCACCCAGGaaatcttcttcctccacgAACGCAGTAAAGCTCTGATGGGCCAACAGGCTATCCAGGTTAGCCTAACAGCTGTTTGGGTCCTCTTTGCGGGGGAGATCGCCAACGCAATCACGCCGCAGTGGTGGTACGGTCTTGGTGCGGCGCTGGCTGGAGCGCAGCTAGtgctggccttcttcttcctcccggAAACCAAGTATGAAAGGTCAATTGCGTCGTTCCAGGAAGGTAATTCGGacgaagatggagatgccaAAGTAGGCGTGGAGGTAGTATGCACCGAGCGTCCACCTCTTGACTTTGAGCGGTACGCTGCCAGAACATGGAAGTCCGATATGCGGCTTTGGGTTGGGAAGCCGGATTGGGGACTTGTTTGGGACGTCTTAAGG CAAACGTTTGAACTGCTGTTTTTCCCCAACGTATTCTGGGCCTTATGCTTAAACGGCCTCACAATCGGCACCAACATCGCCATCGGAACAACCTATGCCAACATTTTACATGCTTCACCCTACAACTGGCCCAACAAGTCTGCTTCCTACGTAAACTGTGGCCAGATAGTTGTAGCCCTGCTTGCGCTACCCCTGCTCGGCCACGGTTCAGATTGGATAGCTAAGCATATGGCGCGCAAGAATAACGGGCTCCACGAACCCGAGACCAGGATCGTCTCTCTCATTATTCCCATCGTCATCGGTACGTTTACAGCAGTTCTGTACGGCCAGGCTGGACAGTACCCGGAAAAGTACCACTGGTTTGT TTACCCTGCTCGTGCAGGTCCTCTGCTCGTCATTATCTGTGCATTTCGGGGTATTATCTCGTTCGGCACCAGCTATGGTACTGCAACGTTCGTGGAGACTCACGGGTATGATGGCGCATTTGGAACATTTGCGGGCTTAACGGCAGCATTGGGCCTTTGTGGGGTTCCGATTTACCTGTGGGGAAAGAGAATTCGGGCATTTACCGGGAGGTTTGCGCGGGGATTTGTTGTCTCGTAG
- a CDS encoding uncharacterized protein (transcript_id=CADANIAT00002961), whose protein sequence is MPPPVQAAYKRIKPPQAGENGYVPPQPGKTEILDAGWNGFNAKPLTSPILIEHDVELVVRDGARLYADIYRPPSSNDNVKVPAILSWSFYGKKYSALDMLPMCVWNCCVPRSDLSGLEKFEGLDPATWCPRGYAIVSVDTRGAGHSDGLIGVMGAQDAEDGYDVVEALAKMPWCNGAIGMAGNSALAISQWFIAAQQPPSLKAIAPWEGSADIYREQFCRGGWFSMSNFDLITNEIVRGPPSSGIEDFEEMYRRSNVSSPFWEDKRADLTRVQCPAYIRGSDVSSIHTMGSIRGWLEVPHDKKWIQWGSRQEWYELYSCPESMDELGRFFDRYLKGIENGWEQATPRVRWSALQFGDREAIDNIVLEDFPMPKTQYRELFLSKNKLNESPGSDYEIVSYNSESSSDFAEFSFTFMQDSRLIGLPKAILYMSCEDRDDFTVFVIIRKKDKNGKPLMHLNFPFHATPVASIEEIPPKEQASLNLHPGSVGILRASHRAFDPEKSIHPQFPFHPHTRQEKVKPGEIVKLEIGIWAMGVDFEAGETVSIRVSGQYPSIAEYKTWSRPRPEHELNRGKHFIHCGGECPSSVILPFI, encoded by the exons ATGCCACCCCCTGTCCAAGCCGCCTACAAGCGAATCAAACCCCCCCAAGCTGGGGAGAACGGCTATGTCCCACCGCAACCAGGGAAGACCGAGATCCTGGATGCAGGATGGAACGGATTCAACGCAAAACCTCTAACCAGTCCGATCCTGATCGAACACGACGTCGAGCTGGTGGTGCGCGATGGCGCAAGACTCTACGCCGATATCTACCGGCCACCCTCGAGCAACGACAATGTAAAAGTCCCTGCTATATTGAGCTGGTCTTTCTACGGCAAGAAGTACAGCGCCTTGGACATGCTCCCAATGTGTGTCTGGAACTGCTGCGTCCCGCGGTCGGATCTATCCGGGCTGGAGAAGTTCGAAGGCCTTGATCCTGCCACATGGTGTCCGCGAGGCTACGCTATCGTCAGCGTTGACACAAGAGGCGCAGGCCACAGCGATGGCCTGATTGGGGTAATGGGTGCCCAGGACGCAGAAGACGGGTACGACGTCGTCGAGGCACTGGCGAAAATGCCCTGGTGTAACGGGGCGATTGGGATGGCGGGTAACTCAGCGCTCGCGATTTCGCAGTGGTTTATTGCCGCTCAACAACCTCCATCTCTGAAGGCAATTGCGCCTTGGGAAGGGTCTGCCGATATCTACCGTGAGCAGTTTTGCCGGGGCGGATGGTTCAGCATGAGCAACTTTGACCTCATCACAAACGAGATCGTTCGCGGCCCACCGAGTTCAGGAATCGAAGATTTTGAAGAGATGTATCGTCGGTCGAATGTGTCAAGCCCGTTCTGGGAGGATAAGAGGGCGGACCTGACTCGGGTCCAGTGTCCAGCCTATATCCGTGGTTCGGATGTCAGCTCGATCCACACCATGGGGTCTATACGGGGCTGGCTAGAGGTGCCGCATGACAAGAAATGGATCCAGTGGGGGAGCAGGCAGGAGTGGTACGAGCTCTACAGCTGTCCGGAGTCCATGGACGAGCTGGGCAGGTTCTTCGATCGCTATCTGAAAGGTATCGAGAACGGTTGGGAACAGGCAACTCCGAGGGTGCGCTGGTCGGCCCTGCAGTTTGGGGATCGCGAGGCGATCGATAATATCGTGCTCGAGGACTTCCCCATGCCCAAGACGCAGTATCGTGAGTTATTCCTGTCGAAGAATAAGTTGAATGAGAGCCCCGGGTCAGACTACGAGATTGTCTCTTACAACTCTGAATCCTCGTCCGACTTTGCGGAATTTTCATTCACGTTCATGCAGGATTCTCGACTCATTGGCCTCCCAAAGGCTATCCTGTACATGTCCTGTGAAGACCGCGACGACTTCACCGTCTTCGTGATCATCCGCAAGAAAGATAAGAACGGCAAGCCGCTGATGCACCTGAATTTCCCCTTCCACGCTACCCCGGTGGCATCGATCGAGGAGATTCCCCCAAAGGAGCAAGCGAGCCTCAACCTCCACCCCGGTTCTGTCGGGATACTGCGCGCTTCCCATCGCGCCTTTGATCCCGAGAAAAGTATTCACCCGCAGTTTCCGTTCCACCCCCATACTAGACaggagaaggtgaagccCGGGGAGAtcgtcaagctggagatTGGTATTTGGGCGATGGGAGTGGACTTTGAGGCTGGTGAGACGGTCAGCATCAGG GTATCGGGCCAGTACCCGAGCATCGCAGAGTATAAGACGTGGTCGAGGCCACGACCTGAGCACGAGCTGAACCGCGGAAAACACTTTATCCATTGTGGTGGGGAGTGTCCGAGTTCTGTTATTTTGCCATTTATATAG
- a CDS encoding uncharacterized protein (transcript_id=CADANIAT00002960) codes for MSTTTTIQEAAEATNESFTVEDLVDFSGRQYGDWRDEFHKNGCVVLKNVISPERAKYYCDKQIEWLKKFELGFDEHDESTWTAEHLPAVSKRANMEERSMYFAYGSTHEKMAWEARTEPAVIEIFEKLWETKELLCSFDGMNISLPRRKDLNWSPWPHCDQNPNRKGMQAVQGLLNFAPNGPKDGGLMLMKGSAKLFDEFFAQKREAYDHEDAPPPELKYMDLFLFHQKDLKWFQDRECELVKINMEPGDFVLWDSRTMHYACLPEGDQIRHVQYICMTPRRFATEKALELKKICFENYMGTTHWPHCNIRPAVEKPMRNGEVCPKYRTEPFERPELTNTVLKLAGVKPY; via the exons ATGTCCACAACGACAACAATCCAagaagccgccgaggccACAAACGAGTCCTTCACCGTCGAGGACCTGGTGGACTTCAGCGGCCGGCAGTACGGCGACTGGCGCGATGAGTTCCACAAGAATGGCTGCGTCGTGCTCAAGAACGTCATCAGCCCCGAGAGAGCAAAGTACTACTGCGACAAGCAGATTGAATGGCTGAAGAAGTTTGAGCTTGGGTTCGATGAACACGACGAGAGCACTTGGACAGCAGAGCATCTGCCC GCAGTGTCCAAGAGGGCTAATATGGAAGAACGCAGCATGTACTTTGCCTACGGCTCCACCCACGAAAAAATGGCCTGGGAAGCACGCACCGAGCCGGCAGTTATCGAGATCTTCGAGAAACTGTGGGAAACCAAAGAGCTACTTTGCTCCTTTGACGGGATGAACATCTCTCTTCCACGACGCAAGGATCTCAATTGGAGTCCGTGGCCGCACTGCGACCAGAACCCTAACCGGAAAGG AATGCAAGCCGTCCAAGGCCTGCTGAACTTCGCTCCAAACGGCCCCAAAGACGGCGGGTTAATGCTCATGAAAGGCTCTGCGAAACTCTTTGACGAGTTCTTCGCGCAGAAGCGCGAGGCCTATGACCACGAGGACGCACCGCCGCCTGAGCTCAAGTATATGgatctgttcctgttccacCAGAAAGACCTCAAGTGGTTCCAGGACCGGGAATGCGAGCTTGTCAAGATCAATATGGAGCCTGGGGACTTTGTCCTCTGGGATTCTAGGACTATGCACTATGCTTGCTTGCCGGAGGGGGATCAGATCAGACACGTGCAGTATATCTGTATGACGCCAAGACGATTTGCGACGGAGAAGGCACTCGAACTTAAGAAGATTTGCTTTGAGAACTATATGGGCACGACACATTGGCCGCATTG CAACATCCGTCCAGCGGTAGAGAAGCCCATGCGCAATGGCGAGGTCTGTCCCAAGTACCGCACGGAGCCGTTCGAGAGGCCCGAATTAACGAACACGGTGTTGAAGCTGGCCGGTGTGAAGCCTTACTAG
- a CDS encoding glycoside hydrolase family 43 protein (transcript_id=CADANIAT00002962), with product MRAYTNPILPGWHSDPSCVYVAEQETFFCATSTFIAFPGLPLYASKDLVHWTLASNIFNRPSQIPSLAVTEDQQGGIYAPTLRYRDGKFYLIVSFLGPNVEGLVFTSDNPYDDDSWSKPVVFPVHGIDPDIFWEEDGQVYVTSADNNQIQHYTLDLATGEIGPVTYLWNGTGGAYPEGPHLFKKADGYYYLLIAEGGTETNHSATMARSRNRTGPWEPCPANPILSNRNTTRYFQTVGHADLFQDGQGHWWGVALSTRSGPEWVNYPMGRETVLTSGTWEDGEWPVLEPVNGIMKAPLPAKQELKNPINRPEHLTFAPGTEIPKHLMYWRFPEESSYVVSPAGHPHTLRLTPSAYGPSYNPASVTDPITFIARRQTDTLFSFSVDLTFSPSSPGVEAGISLFLTQEQHVDVSIVDIARSSSSPARVLQLKTYGRGNYNGSLSNATVEIPKQWVDRTVTLSLEAVDDTTYEFSASLASGPKERVYVGSADARILSGDTGRFTGTLVGVYASRAGHPGGNRTDFAYFSNWKYEGLGQKVDYDVVVPSY from the exons ATGCGTGCCTATACCAATCCCATCCTCCCGGGCTGGCACTCCGACCCGTCCTGCGTTTACGTGGCTGAGCAAGAAACGTTCTTCTGCGCGACTTCAACATTCATCGCGTTCCCTGGTCTTCCCCTCTACGCGAGCAAAGACTTAGTCCACTGGACACTCGCAAGCAATATTTTCAACCGCCCCAGTCAGATCCCCAGTCTTGCCGTCACAGAGGATCAGCAAGGCGGGATCTATGCGCCGACACTCCGCTACCGCGATGGGAAATTCTACCTCATCGTCTCGTTCCTCGGTCCCAATGTCGAAGGACTTGTTTTCACATCGGACAACCCATACGACGACGACAGCTGGAGCAAGCCAGTCGTCTTTCCAGTTCACGGAATCGACCCGGATATCTTTTGGGAGGAGGACGGTCAAGTCTACGTGACGTCGGCTGACAACAACCAGATCCAGCACTACACCCTAGATCTAGCAACTGGTGAAATCGGCCCTGTAACGTACCTCTGGAATGGGACGGGCGGCGCATACCCTGAAGGACCTCACCTGTTCAAGAAAGCGGACGGGTACTATTACCTTCTGATTGCCGAAGGGGGTACAGAGACAAACCACTCAGCTACAATGGCTCGGTCGAGGAACCGAACCGGACCCTGGGAGCCTTGTCCGGCCAACCCGATCCTGTCGAACCGGAATACGACCCGGTATTTTCAGACGGTGGGACATGCTGATCTGTTCCAGGACGGCCAGGGCCACTGGTGGGGAGTTGCCCTCTCTACCAGATCAGGCCCAGAATGGGTGAACTACCCGATGGGAAGGGAGACCGTCCTCACTTCTGGGACCTGGGAGGACGGGGAGTGGCCAGTGCTTGAGCCTGTGAACGGGATCATGAAAGCTCCTTTGCCAGCGAAGCAAGAGCTAAAGAACCCAATCAATCGGCCGGAACATCTCACCTTTGCGCCTGGAACCGAAATCCCAAAACATCTGATGTACTGGCGTTTCCCTGAAGAGTCGAGCTACGTTGTCTCCCCGGCAGGCCACCCGCACACACTTCGTCTGACACCGTCCGCCTATGGGCCTTCGTATAATCCTGCCTCTGTCACGGATCCGATCACCTTCATTGCGCGGCGCCAGACAGACacgctcttctccttcagcgtGGACCTGACCTTCTCTCCGAGTTCACCGGGCGTCGAGGCAGGGATTAGCCTGTTTCTCACACAGGAGCAGCACGTTGATGTCAGCATTGTCGATATtgctcgttcttcctcttcgcctgcCAGAGTTCTTCAGCTTAAGACGTACGGAAGGGGGAACTATAACGGGTCGCTGTCGAACGCCACCGTGGAAATCCCGAAACAGTGGGTAGACCGAACTGTCACCCTTTCGTTGGAAGCTGTCGACGATACGACGTATGAgttttctgcttcattggCATCTGGGCCGAAAGAGAGGGTTTACGTTGGCTCTGCCGATGCGAGGATTCTGTCTGGGGATACCGGCCGGTTCACAG GAACTCTGGTCGGTGTTTATGCTTCCCGAGCCGGGCATCCGGGTGGCAATAGAACCGACTTTGCGTATTTTAGCAACTGGAAGTATGAAGGATTGGGACAAAAGGTCGATTATGATGTGGTAGTGCCTAGTTACTGA